In Zunongwangia sp. HGR-M22, the sequence TGTGAAAATTATAAGGATTAAAGTGATCAATGAATAATTAAGGGATTTAGTTCTCATGGCTTATTTGTTTTGTTTGATACAAATTTCTCATATTAACTCTGGAGAAATTATGATTAATGTCATGTTTTGCTGAAATCACGCGGTATTTGTGAGGAGTTATTAACTATTTCGATATAGTTCTTTTTTCTTTTTAGTATTAATGAGCCATGAAAATTTTTACACTTTCTTTTATTGAATTTTATTAATTGATTTATATTTACAGCTTCATTTTTGAAGCTATGATTCATTTAGAAACTTCCCCACTTAAGGTTTCTTTAATTATTCCCCAAAAGATAGCTTCTGTTTCAAACCAGTGATTTATTATGTCTTGGTATGTAGTAATAACAAAGCCTAAGTCTGAAATTAGAGTGGCTAAAACTCTAAAGGAAATGGGAATTGAGGTCTTTTGTCCCGTAATAGAAGAAGTACGACAATGGAGTGATCGTAAAAAGAAGTTCACTGTTCCTTTATTTCGAACATATATTTTTGTGAAGTTATTAGAAAAGGATCGTTCTATAGTTTTTGATGTGCCAGGGGTCGTAAAATATTTATTTTGGTTAGGAAAGCCGGCTAAAGTTCGTCAAAATGAAATTGAAATGATCAAAGAGTGGTTGGGCAATGAAACCATCAATAATATTAGAGTTTCACAATATAAACCGGGTGAAAATTTCAAGATTAAAAAAGGAGCTTTTAAAGATAAAACGGCTTTTGTTCAGGAGATAAATAAAACAAAATTAAAGCTTGTTCTGCCAGATTTAGGAATATTTTTAACTGCTGATATTAATGAAGTTATTTGAATTAATGAATATCACATTATTCTGAATTTAACTATTTAATTAATGAATATTTCTTGATAACACCGGAGTCTTTTTAAATATATAGCAATAGTAAAAAAAATGTTAAATTTTAGTTTTGTTGAATTAACATTTATTTATAGGTTAGTGTACTCTAAATAAATAGTTTTGGAGCTCGGTTTAACTAAAGGTTGAATCGATTTTACACATAAAATACAGCTTCTTTTTTATATGAATTGAAGTTTCGAATAAACTACTTGGGAGATTTAAATCTGTGACTCTTGCGGCGAAGCCGTATAAAATTTTATCTTTAAAGTAAAATAATCAGTTAAAGTATGGGTGCTACTTATCATGTTGTATTAACCGGGGGGGTGGGAAGCCGTTTATGGCCACTATCCAGAAAATCCAGACCTAAACAATATTTAGAAATCTTTAAGAATGA encodes:
- a CDS encoding UpxY family transcription antiterminator, which gives rise to MSWYVVITKPKSEIRVAKTLKEMGIEVFCPVIEEVRQWSDRKKKFTVPLFRTYIFVKLLEKDRSIVFDVPGVVKYLFWLGKPAKVRQNEIEMIKEWLGNETINNIRVSQYKPGENFKIKKGAFKDKTAFVQEINKTKLKLVLPDLGIFLTADINEVI